One Streptomyces sp. NBC_00690 genomic region harbors:
- a CDS encoding transposase: MARPSECSAKFRSDALALWRASAGRRTYRDVAADLNANPETLRTWVRDAGGRPAVSSASQDTEAELARLRAENTRLAKAEKEWQLEREILRRAAACVAREMK; this comes from the coding sequence GTGGCAAGGCCCTCGGAATGCAGTGCGAAGTTCCGGTCCGACGCGCTCGCTTTGTGGCGGGCTTCGGCCGGCAGGCGGACGTATCGGGACGTCGCGGCTGATCTGAACGCCAACCCCGAGACGCTGCGGACCTGGGTGCGTGACGCCGGCGGCCGTCCGGCCGTCTCCAGCGCGTCCCAGGACACTGAGGCCGAACTGGCCCGGCTGCGGGCGGAGAACACCAGGCTGGCCAAGGCGGAAAAGGAATGGCAACTCGAGCGGGAGATCCTGCGACGGGCAGCCGCCTGTGTCGCGCGGGAGATGAAGTGA
- a CDS encoding IS3 family transposase has translation MKTAAWDFVPAHAEMFGIKRTCRVLEVSRSGYYRWIAGAPARAERQAAEDALVEEIREIHGEHRGELRRAPGPRRTRGFGHTVNRKRVARLMRKHGIIGRHLRKKKRTRSASCALSLAGAKPWRCRGTDSRTCVPQGLRRTTPGHVPGVRTR, from the coding sequence GTGAAAACCGCCGCTTGGGACTTCGTCCCCGCCCACGCCGAGATGTTCGGCATCAAGCGGACATGCCGGGTACTGGAAGTCTCCCGCTCGGGCTACTACCGCTGGATCGCCGGCGCCCCGGCGCGGGCGGAGCGCCAGGCCGCCGAGGACGCCCTGGTCGAGGAGATCCGCGAAATCCATGGTGAACACCGCGGGGAACTACGGCGCGCTCCGGGTCCACGCCGAACGCGCGGCTTCGGCCACACGGTCAACCGCAAACGGGTCGCCAGACTGATGCGCAAGCACGGCATCATCGGCCGCCACCTGCGGAAGAAGAAGCGCACACGATCGGCAAGTTGCGCTCTGTCGCTGGCAGGGGCGAAACCGTGGCGGTGTCGCGGGACTGACAGCCGGACCTGCGTGCCGCAAGGCTTACGGCGCACGACTCCGGGGCATGTCCCCGGAGTCCGGACGCGGTAG
- a CDS encoding tetratricopeptide repeat protein: protein MTAGTHGDDPSGNALAGLFDTAVVAALRTTFGDRLRQPYMRWQRVGYSGAVLSRVLYTRPDGGDDHLILKVLPTAEEAGEPDRHNRARALAPDFADRHMVLQPFPPLDLPDGRRIMFQSVEEDLSNTDTLDKIRTSDLPGACAALVRLLLVDWNGADGRQVLRRPAPTVAQYLRDELRDALSPGRTAYTWADSRHLLSPDDDCVEMPDEPEPRLLPNPVTALRPDSALGSATVENLIGHTHGDLHQGNVLVPLRGRLSQADGRAALRLIDLSHYASDAPLSRDVVALVLSLCGDHLSSLEHGTRRGEGAEDLIELVLDPWREESSGLLPQSLDASVRAVHRTCHDILPPSHREYWHLQYLLSVLAGALVHLSYVKHGEWGRWWFFRLAARAAHAVFRALRPNARLPANPWRPPLICRFVPGTAHSKKPAEAAPRPIHWLSTTAYGLLTAPGGLVGRQRETDAVRAFVSGSGPDTPGALVVRAVGGMGKSALVWSFLQTGLTEVQRQEHSAFDIGVWWSFSDLGGEAGALVRSLATLGGPTSNARTDSELSRALSVVQNRRCLLVLDALERQLPVYQSGQARSRPDAIGRSAGAGEEDAGAGSGTGEGGLGLGIVDERIVALIRSVLDGGESRLLVTTRLVPPLLEESRKVAHLDLGPLDTAESSLLSGRFGVSGDPVLATEIERLTGGHPLLTQIVCRALGARLVAPSELATAVAHSSIPEHVTDEVAVASAAVLDMVVTALSDRERRTAHVAASAAYAWTTAEVHAMLRRLGYAAESTDATEHTLSRLFGLGLMGRVTDGYAPDRWSMHPVVKAALAREGDAGSVSLAVLTELRAKGADVTPPRVRGLGDLRGPLEFFHALCDRADADPALPGVYDEAGSHYLRALHTPLTFSIREHQERMTLLNRLWPRGIRSDSPLRIPQIRTGVHNAAAMTYQWLGHNTRAAQLLREALHTPGRGADPTAWSNLASVLLYTDALEEAGDAAVTAVRHALANSADTSVPLTYLALVLAQSGRPVEGVLRLRDRLGSAYPTPEWLALRDGDLARWVGEPERALRLGKRSLTLANTRRNGYIAPLIEAARLTGQCLVEVGRRSDALPLLEQALSRTRQFVLVQEELPIRVALARAYAPSDPQRALRLLAEGFDHRGEGEYRWFTAEAHATRGEILRDLGRPDAAERHRARALALASEPTGWEYAPLLRRLKPSLLADGERPLPAQVLALLAEWA, encoded by the coding sequence ATGACGGCCGGCACCCATGGCGATGATCCGTCCGGCAACGCGCTCGCCGGACTGTTCGACACCGCCGTTGTCGCAGCCCTGCGCACGACGTTCGGTGACCGACTGCGACAGCCCTACATGCGCTGGCAGCGCGTAGGCTACAGCGGCGCCGTGCTCTCGCGAGTCCTGTACACCCGGCCAGACGGTGGCGACGACCACCTGATCCTCAAGGTGCTGCCGACCGCCGAGGAGGCCGGTGAACCCGACCGGCACAACCGCGCACGGGCGTTGGCCCCGGACTTCGCCGACCGACACATGGTGCTTCAGCCCTTTCCGCCGCTGGACCTGCCCGACGGACGTCGCATCATGTTCCAGTCGGTGGAGGAGGATCTTTCGAACACTGACACTCTGGACAAGATACGGACCAGCGACCTGCCCGGGGCTTGTGCGGCCCTGGTCCGGCTGCTGCTCGTGGACTGGAATGGGGCCGACGGCCGACAGGTTCTGCGGAGGCCCGCGCCCACGGTCGCCCAGTATCTGCGCGACGAACTGCGCGACGCGTTGTCCCCCGGCCGGACGGCGTACACATGGGCAGACTCCCGCCATCTCCTGTCGCCCGACGACGACTGTGTCGAGATGCCTGACGAGCCGGAGCCACGGCTGTTGCCCAACCCGGTGACGGCCCTGCGCCCGGACTCGGCACTCGGGTCCGCCACGGTCGAGAACCTGATCGGCCACACCCACGGGGACCTGCACCAAGGCAATGTGCTCGTCCCGCTGCGGGGCCGGCTCTCGCAGGCTGACGGACGTGCCGCGCTCCGCCTCATCGACCTCTCGCACTATGCGTCCGATGCTCCCCTGAGTCGCGATGTCGTCGCGCTGGTGCTGTCCCTGTGCGGCGACCACCTGTCGTCCTTGGAGCACGGAACCCGGCGCGGCGAGGGGGCTGAGGACCTGATCGAACTCGTCCTCGACCCGTGGCGGGAGGAATCCTCCGGGCTGCTGCCCCAGAGCCTGGACGCCTCGGTCCGGGCCGTCCACCGCACCTGCCACGACATCCTGCCGCCGAGCCATCGCGAGTACTGGCATCTGCAGTACCTGCTGTCGGTCCTCGCCGGCGCCCTGGTCCACCTGTCCTATGTGAAGCACGGCGAGTGGGGCCGCTGGTGGTTCTTCCGGCTGGCCGCGCGGGCGGCGCACGCGGTATTTCGGGCACTGCGCCCGAATGCCCGACTCCCGGCCAACCCCTGGCGCCCACCCCTGATCTGCCGCTTCGTTCCCGGCACGGCACATTCGAAGAAGCCCGCCGAGGCGGCGCCCCGGCCGATCCACTGGCTGTCGACGACCGCGTACGGACTGCTGACGGCCCCCGGAGGGCTGGTCGGGCGACAGAGGGAGACGGATGCCGTCCGAGCCTTCGTGTCCGGCTCCGGCCCGGACACCCCCGGGGCGCTGGTGGTGCGGGCGGTGGGCGGCATGGGCAAGTCGGCCCTGGTGTGGAGCTTTCTCCAGACCGGCCTCACCGAAGTGCAGCGGCAGGAGCACAGCGCTTTCGACATAGGGGTGTGGTGGTCCTTCTCTGACCTCGGCGGCGAGGCAGGGGCCCTCGTCCGCTCCCTCGCCACGCTCGGCGGCCCGACTTCGAACGCTCGGACGGACTCCGAGCTGTCCCGTGCACTGTCTGTGGTGCAGAACCGTCGCTGTCTGCTGGTCCTCGACGCTCTCGAACGGCAGTTGCCGGTCTATCAGAGCGGCCAAGCACGGAGTCGGCCCGATGCAATCGGGCGGTCGGCCGGAGCCGGCGAGGAAGACGCCGGGGCCGGCAGCGGAACCGGTGAGGGTGGCCTCGGCCTCGGTATCGTCGACGAGCGGATCGTCGCCCTGATCCGGAGTGTGCTCGACGGGGGCGAATCCAGGCTCCTGGTCACCACCCGGCTGGTGCCGCCGCTGCTCGAGGAGTCACGGAAGGTCGCCCACCTCGATCTCGGGCCTCTGGACACCGCGGAGAGCAGCCTGCTCAGCGGACGGTTCGGGGTATCCGGCGACCCGGTGCTGGCCACGGAGATCGAGCGGCTGACCGGTGGTCACCCACTCCTGACGCAGATCGTCTGCCGTGCGTTGGGCGCCCGCCTCGTCGCTCCGAGCGAACTGGCCACGGCCGTCGCCCACAGCAGCATCCCGGAGCACGTCACCGACGAGGTCGCCGTGGCCAGTGCGGCGGTCCTCGACATGGTGGTCACCGCCCTGTCGGACCGGGAACGCCGAACGGCTCACGTGGCAGCCTCCGCCGCCTACGCCTGGACGACCGCTGAGGTGCACGCCATGCTGCGTCGGCTCGGCTACGCGGCCGAGAGCACCGACGCGACGGAGCACACGCTTTCCCGGCTGTTCGGCCTAGGGCTGATGGGAAGGGTCACTGACGGCTATGCTCCCGACCGCTGGTCGATGCATCCGGTCGTCAAGGCGGCGCTGGCACGCGAGGGTGATGCCGGATCGGTCTCCCTGGCCGTTCTCACCGAACTGCGGGCCAAGGGCGCGGACGTGACGCCGCCGCGCGTGCGCGGACTGGGGGACCTGCGTGGCCCGCTCGAGTTCTTCCACGCGCTGTGCGACCGGGCCGACGCCGACCCTGCGCTCCCCGGCGTCTACGACGAGGCCGGGTCGCACTACCTCCGCGCACTGCACACGCCCCTCACCTTCTCGATCCGCGAGCACCAGGAACGGATGACTCTGCTCAACCGTCTGTGGCCGCGCGGCATACGGAGCGACAGCCCGTTGCGCATCCCCCAGATCCGGACCGGTGTGCACAACGCTGCCGCCATGACCTATCAGTGGCTGGGACACAACACCCGCGCCGCCCAGCTACTCCGGGAGGCATTGCACACCCCCGGTCGCGGCGCCGACCCCACGGCGTGGAGCAACCTTGCTTCCGTTCTGCTCTACACCGACGCTCTGGAAGAGGCCGGCGACGCCGCGGTGACCGCGGTGCGTCACGCGCTGGCCAATTCTGCGGATACCTCGGTGCCCCTGACCTACCTTGCCCTGGTCCTGGCACAGAGCGGGCGTCCGGTGGAGGGGGTCCTGCGGTTGCGAGACCGTCTTGGCAGTGCCTACCCGACACCGGAGTGGCTCGCCCTGCGGGACGGCGATCTGGCACGGTGGGTGGGTGAGCCCGAGCGGGCACTGCGTTTGGGAAAGCGGTCCCTCACTCTGGCGAACACCCGTCGCAACGGTTACATCGCCCCGCTCATCGAGGCCGCCCGCCTCACCGGACAGTGCCTGGTCGAGGTCGGACGACGGAGCGATGCTCTGCCGCTGCTGGAGCAGGCATTGAGCCGCACCCGGCAGTTCGTCCTGGTCCAAGAGGAACTGCCGATCCGTGTCGCGCTGGCCCGTGCGTATGCGCCCAGCGACCCACAGCGGGCGCTGCGCCTGCTGGCCGAGGGCTTCGACCACCGTGGGGAGGGCGAGTACCGTTGGTTCACCG